The following are encoded in a window of Glandiceps talaboti chromosome 5, keGlaTala1.1, whole genome shotgun sequence genomic DNA:
- the LOC144435310 gene encoding cytochrome b-c1 complex subunit 2, mitochondrial-like has translation MSVRVTAAKPVIANISRRHFAAWPAFARKKQEIVELEKEDVKITKLPNGLTVASLENNSPVSKVGFIVNAGSRYEDSNNLGITHYLRSCAHLTTQGHTTFAITRGIERLGGSLEVTTTREHAIYSVQTLRDRLSTAVDYVSNVVISPSFKRWEVSRNVPRIEIDTAIARNEPQQDLIERIHAAAFRNSLGQSLYCPDYNIGKITSAMLTEFVQKKYTAGNMALVGLGVDHANLVEYGQKLELAMGSSEKVAAKYAGGEHNRCENGEPLTHVIVATEGVSLGSKDLVASGVLQSYLNGSPNIKRGTSLSTSKLNQAVAKATQLPFAANCININYTDSGLFGVYAVTQADQVDSVVKAMLATAGAAAKGVDSQDLLRAKNQFKASLLMSNENLDNSFEDLALQAINTGSYVSPAEVAQQIDAVTAEDVANLAKRLFSKKSSMAAVGNLINTPYLEQLL, from the exons ATGTCTGTCAGGGTCACGGCGGCCAAACCTGTTATCGCCAATATTTCG AGGCGGCATTTTGCTGCTTGGCCAGCTTTTGCTAGAAAGAAGCAAGAAATTGTAGAACTTGAAAAGGAAGATGTCAAG ATCACAAAACTTCCCAATGGTTTAACGGTAGCGTCATTAGAAAATAACTCTCCTGTATCCAAAGTTGGGTTCATTGTCAATGCTGGTAGTCGGTATGAAGACAGTAATAACCTTGGTATTACTCACTACCTCAGATCATGTGCTCATCTG ACAACACAAGGACACACTACATTTGCTATTACAAGAGGGATTGAACGACTTGGTGGAAGCTTAGAAGTGACAACAACCAGAGAACATGCCATCTATTCAGTTCAAACACTTAGAGATCGCTT GTCCACCGCTGTGGATTATGTGAGTAATGTTGTGATCTCTCCATCATTTAAACGATGGGAAGTGTCTCGCAATGTACCCAGAATAGAGATTGATACAGCTATAGCCAGAAATGAACCCCAACAAG ATTTGATAGAACGTATACATGCAGCAGCTTTCAGGAATTCACTGGGTCAATCCTTATACTGTCCAGATTATAACATAGGTAAAATCACATCAGCTATGCTGACTGAGTTTGTGCAGAAAAAGTATACTGCTGGTAACATGGCATTAGTTGGCCTTG GTGTTGACCATGCCAACCTTGTAGAGTATGGCCAGAAACTAGAACTAGCAATGGGATCTTCCGAAAAGGTTGCTGCAAAATATGCTGGAG GTGAACATAACAGATGTGAGAATGGAGAGCCTCTAACTCATGTCATTGTGGCCACTGAGGGCGTCTCACTGGGAAGCAAAGATCTTGTTGCATCTGGAGTTTTACAGTCTTACCTCAATGGTTCACCAAATATCAAACGTGGAACATCACTGTCTACGTCTAAGTTGAACCAAGCTGTTGCCAAAGCTACACAATTACCTTTTGCT gcAAATTGTATCAACATTAACTATACTGATTCTGGACTGTTTGGTGTCTATGCAGTTACACAGGCAGATCAAGTGGACTCG GTTGTCAAGGCTATGCTAGCCACAGCTGGTGCAGCAGCCAAGGGTGTTGACAGCCAGGACCTCCTACGTGCCAA GAACCAATTCAAGGCAAGTTTATTGATGTCCAATGAGAATCTGGATAACAGCTTTGAAGACTTGGCTCTACAAGCCATCAACACTGGTAGTTATGTATCACCTGCAGAAGTTGCACAACAGATTGATGCTGTCACAGCTGAGGATGTCGCTAAT CTTGCAAAGCGGTTATTCAGTAAGAAGTCCAGCATGGCTGCTGTGGGCAATCTTATCAATACACCCTATCTAGAACAACTTCTTTGA